AGCGCGGTGAGGTGCCCGCCGACCCCGAGGCCGGCGCCCAGGTCGCGGGCGAGCGCCCGGATGTACGTGCCGGAGGAGCACTCCACGGTGACGTCCAGGTCGATCACCGGGGTGCCGTCCTCGGCCTCCGCGGACCGCTGCTCGTGCACGGTGAAGGAGTGGATGGTGGTGGGCCGGGCCTCCAGCTCGAAGTCCTCGCCCTCCCGCACCCGCGCGTACGACCGCTTCCCGTCGATCTTGATCGCGCTGACCTTGGAGGGCACCTGCATGATCTCGCCGGTCAGCTCCGCGATCCCGGCGTCGATCGCCTCGCGGGTAACGGCGCGGACGGCCTCCGCGGGGGCGGAGGCGGTGACCTCGCCCTCCCGGTCGTCGGTGACGGTGGTCTGGCCGAGCCGGATGGTGGCCTCGTAGGTCTTGGCGGTCAGCATCAGGTGCCCGAGCAGCCGGGTGGCCCGCTCGACACCGATGACCAGGACGCCGGTGGCCATCGGGTCCAGGGTGCCGGCGTGGCCGACCTTCCGGGTGCCGGCCAGCCACCGCATCTTGGAGACCACCCCGTGCGAGGTGATGCCCTCCGGCTTGTCGACGATGACCAGGCCGTCCGGGCCGGTTCCCTTGCGCTTCATCGGCTCTTTCTCTGCATACGTGACATCCGTGACATACGTGACATTCCTGTGCGCGTACCGCGGTACGTGCCGCCGTACGTGCCGCACCGGGCGGCTGCCCGCGGCTCCGTACGGTGGCGGCCTCAGGCCGCCGGGCCGAGCGCGGCCCGGAAGCGGGCCATCGTGGTCGGCACGTCCTCGCGGGAGGAGAACCCCGCCGCGTAGGCGTGCCCGCCGCCGCCCAGCTCGGCGCAGGCGGCGGCCACGTCCACCGCCCCCTTGGACCGGCAGGAGCCGCGCAGCGTGCCGTCCGGGTCCTGCTTGAGGACCAGCGCCACCTCGGCCTCGGCCGGCCGCCGCAGCACGTCGATCAGGCCCTCGATCTCCTCCACGGTGACCCCGAACAGCACCAGGTCCTGGTACGGGACCCAGGTCCACACCAGGCCGTGGCCGTCGGCCTGCTCGGGCTCGAAGACGGCCCGCTCCAGCGCGCCGGCGAGCACCTTGAGATAGCCGAAGGAGGAGGTGTCCCAGAGCTGACGGGAGATCAGGTCCTGCCGGATCCCGGTGGCCAGCAGCCGTCCGGCGAGCTCGTGGGTGGCCGGGGTGGTGGCCCGGTACTTGAAGGAGCCGGTGTCGGTGGCGACGCCGGTGTAGAGGCAGGTGGCGAGCTCCTGGTCGAGTTCCACGCCGAGCCGGCGCAGCAGTTCGTCGACGAGGACGGCGGTGGCCGGGGCGCCCGCGTCGATCAGGCGGTGGGTGCCGAAGCCGGGGTTGGAGGCGTGGTGGTCGAAGACCGCCAGCGCCTTCGCGGCGAAGGCCTTGTCGTGCAGCAGGCCGAGCCGGCTCTCGGAGGCGACGTCGAAGCAGAGCACCAGCTCCGGCTCCTCGGGCACCTCGGAGGCCGGGACGATCAGCTCCTGCCCGGGGAGGAAGGACAGCGACTCCGGGATGATCTGCGGGTCGTCGCCGAAGGAGACCCGGACGGTGTGGCCCAGCCCGCGCAGCGCGAGCCCGGCCGCCAGGGCGGAGCCCAGGGCGTCCCCGTCGGGGCAGATGTGGCAGATCAGGTCGATCTCGCGGGCCGCGCCGATCGCGGCGACCACCCGCTGCCACTCCGGCTCGAAACCGACCGGCGACTCACTGCGAGGCCCCGGAAGCACCGCGAGGGCGGCCTCCACCGTGCTGGTGGAAACCGCCCCCGCGGAACCGGCCTTCTGCGCCGGCTCGCCCGCCATGACTACTCGTCCTCGTCCGCGTCGTGCCTGGCCGGGGCCTTGTACGGGTCGGCTTCGCCGGCGTACGTGGCCGAGGCGGCGGCCGTGCGGACGGCGGCGTCGGAGATCCGCGCCTTGTCCAGCAGGTCGTCGATGTTCTTGGCGTTGTCCGGCAGGGCGTCCGCGACGAAGGTCAGCGTCGGGGTGAAGCGCACCCCGGTCTGCCTGCCGACCTCGGAACGGAGCACGCCCTTGGCGCTCTCCAGTGCGACGGCGCTGGCCTGGCGCTCGGTCTCGTCACCGTAAACGGTGTAGAAGACGGTCGCCTCGCGCAGGTCGCCGGTCACCCGGGCGTCGGTGATGGTCACGTAGCCCAGCCGCGGGTCCTTGATCCTGCGCTGCAGGGTCTCGGCGACGACCACCTGGATGCGGTCGGCGAGCTTGCGCGCCCTTGCGGTGTCGGTCACGTTGCCTCCTCGTGCGATGGGCGCGGTACCCGGGTCGTGCAGTGCGCGCCCGGCGGGGCCCACGCCCCAACGTACCTGCCCGCGCCCGGCCTTGCGGGCGCTCTCGGTCCTCGGCGGGTGTGACGGTGGCGACTTCCGCCCCCGTGCCCGCCCTCAGTCATCGTCGTCGTGGTGGTAGCGCCTCCGTGCGGAGAGGAGCATCACCTCGGGGCGGCCGGCGACGAGCCGCTCACAGCTGTCCAGGATCTCGGTGACGTACCCGGCGTCGCCGGACACCACCGCACAGCCGATCTCGGCCCTGCGGTGCAGATCCTGGTTCCCGACCTCGGCAGCGCACACGCTGTACTTGCGCTGCAGTTCGGCCACGATGGGCCGCACGATCGAACGCTTCTCCTTGAGCGAGTGGACGTCGCCGAGGAGGAGGTCGAACGTGAGTGTTCCTACGAACATGTGTGACAGGTCTCGCCGACCTGAAGGCCTCGAAAGGGTCCGGCCTGAGCCGGTCTGAATCCCGACACCGAGGACCCTAACAGCGAGACCGGGGCCGGTCGACGGGTTAACCAACCCGCCGACCGGCCCCGACTGACAACCCTTACGAGCGCGGCTTCTCGCGCATCTCGTAGGTCTCGATGACATCGTCGATCTTGATGTCGTTGTACGAGCCCAGGGTCACACCGGCCTCGAAGCCCTCGCGGACCTCGGTCGCGTCGTCCTTGAAGCGGCGCAGGCCCTCGATGTTGAGGTTCTCCGCCACGACCTTGCCGTCGCGCAGCAGGCGGGCCTTGGTGTTGCGGCGGATGACGCCCTCGCGCACCAGGACACCGGCGATGTTGCCGAACTTGGAGGAGCGGAACACCTCGCGGATCTCCGCGGAGCCGAGGCGCACCTCCTCGTACTCCGGCTTGAGCAGGCCCTTGAGCGCGGCCTCGATCTCCTCGATCGCCTGGTAGATGACCGAGTAGTACCGGATGTCGACGCCCTCGCGCTCGGCCGCGGTCCGGGCACGCCCCTCGGCGCGCACGTTGAAGCCGATGATGATGGCGTCCGAGCCCATCGCCAGGTCCACGTCGGACTCGGTGATGGCACCCACACCGCGGTGCAGGATCCGGAGCTCGACCTCCTCGCCCACGTCCAGCTTGACGAGGGCGTCCTCGAGGGCTTCGACCGAACCGGAGACGTCACCCTTGATGATGAGGTTGAGCTTCTCGATGGAGCCGGCGGCCAGGGCGGCCTCCAGACCCTCCAGCGAGACGCGCACGCGGCGCTGCGCGAAGGACGCGTTGCGGTCGCGGGCGGCACGCTTCTCGGCGATCTGGCGGGCGGTGCGGTCCTCGTCGACGACGATGAAGCTGTCGCCGGCGCGGGGCACCGAGGTCAGACCGAGCAGCAGCACCGGACGGGACGGGCCGGCCTCGGAGAGGCTGTTGCCGTTCTCGTCCAGCATGGCGCGGACGCGGCCGTAGGCGTCGCCGACGACGATCGAGTCGCCGACGCGGAGGGTACCGCGCTGGACGAGCAGCGTCGCCATGGCGCCGCGGCCCTTGTCCAGGTGGGCCTCGATCGCGATGCCCTGCGCGTCCTGCTCCGGGTTGGCCCGGAGGTCGAGCGAGGCGTCCGCGGTGAGGACCACGGCCTCCAGCAGGTCCTCGATGTGCAGGCCCTGGCGGGCGGAGATGTCGACGAACATGGTGTCGCCGCCGTACTCCTCGGCCACCAGACCGAACTCGGTCAGCTGGCCGCGGACCTTGGTCGGGTCGGCACCCTCGACGTCGATCTTGTTGACGGCGACCACGATCGGCACACCGGCGGCCTTGGCGTGGTTGAGCGCCTCGACCGTCTGCGGCATGACACCGTCGTTGGCCGCGACCACCAGGATCGCGATGTCGGTGGACTTGGCACCACGGGCACGCATGGCGGAGAACGCCTCGTGACCCGGGGTGTCGAGGAAGGTGATCCGGCGGTCCTCGCCGTTCACGTTCGCCGACACCTGGTAGGCACCGATGTGCT
The window above is part of the Kitasatospora sp. HUAS MG31 genome. Proteins encoded here:
- the truB gene encoding tRNA pseudouridine(55) synthase TruB, whose product is MKRKGTGPDGLVIVDKPEGITSHGVVSKMRWLAGTRKVGHAGTLDPMATGVLVIGVERATRLLGHLMLTAKTYEATIRLGQTTVTDDREGEVTASAPAEAVRAVTREAIDAGIAELTGEIMQVPSKVSAIKIDGKRSYARVREGEDFELEARPTTIHSFTVHEQRSAEAEDGTPVIDLDVTVECSSGTYIRALARDLGAGLGVGGHLTALRRTKVGPYGVESARTLEQLEEKLEVLPIAEAAGAAFPRWDVDAEQARLLSNGMKLKAPGMGVGGPIAVFDPDGRFLALVEEKGGSAKPVAVFVG
- a CDS encoding DHH family phosphoesterase; protein product: MAGEPAQKAGSAGAVSTSTVEAALAVLPGPRSESPVGFEPEWQRVVAAIGAAREIDLICHICPDGDALGSALAAGLALRGLGHTVRVSFGDDPQIIPESLSFLPGQELIVPASEVPEEPELVLCFDVASESRLGLLHDKAFAAKALAVFDHHASNPGFGTHRLIDAGAPATAVLVDELLRRLGVELDQELATCLYTGVATDTGSFKYRATTPATHELAGRLLATGIRQDLISRQLWDTSSFGYLKVLAGALERAVFEPEQADGHGLVWTWVPYQDLVLFGVTVEEIEGLIDVLRRPAEAEVALVLKQDPDGTLRGSCRSKGAVDVAAACAELGGGGHAYAAGFSSREDVPTTMARFRAALGPAA
- the rbfA gene encoding 30S ribosome-binding factor RbfA, with product MTDTARARKLADRIQVVVAETLQRRIKDPRLGYVTITDARVTGDLREATVFYTVYGDETERQASAVALESAKGVLRSEVGRQTGVRFTPTLTFVADALPDNAKNIDDLLDKARISDAAVRTAAASATYAGEADPYKAPARHDADEDE
- a CDS encoding DUF503 domain-containing protein, encoding MFVGTLTFDLLLGDVHSLKEKRSIVRPIVAELQRKYSVCAAEVGNQDLHRRAEIGCAVVSGDAGYVTEILDSCERLVAGRPEVMLLSARRRYHHDDDD